One segment of Thamnophis elegans isolate rThaEle1 chromosome 16, rThaEle1.pri, whole genome shotgun sequence DNA contains the following:
- the MTHFS gene encoding 5-formyltetrahydrofolate cyclo-ligase isoform X2 encodes MERSEEGGAAANPADMAALHAAKRALRAELKRRLKGLSEAEKVMAHPRYLASQCIAVFLSMPDEVRTNEIIKDIFQKGKECFIPWYKPQSSHMDMVKLASYEEIASLPLTSWNIHQPADDDIREDALAMADGLDLILMPGLGFDKMGNRLGRGKGYYDTYLQRCLLHPKGKPYTIALAYKEQICHTVPVSETDMKVDEILVEDSKQEL; translated from the exons ATGGAGCGCTCGGAGGAGGGAGGAGCCGCCGCCAACCCGGCCGACATGGCAGCCCTGCACGCAGCCAAGCGCGCCCTGCGAGCGGAGCTGAAGCGCCGCCTGAAAGGGCTGAGCGAAGCCGAGAAG GTGATGGCCCATCCTCGCTACCTCGCTTCCCAGTGCATTGCAGTCTTCTTAAGCATGCCAGATGAGGTCCGGACCAACGAAATCATTAAAGACATTTTTCAAAAAGGCAAAGAATGCTTCATTCCATGGTACAAGCCCCAAAGCAGCCACATGGACATGGTCAAGCTAGCTTCCTATGAAGAAATTGCCTCCCTTCCTCTGACATCCTGGAATATCCATCAACCAGCTGATGATGACATCCGGGAAGATGCATTGGCAATGGCAG ATGGTCTGGATCTCATCCTGATGCCTGGACTTGGTTTTGACAAAATGGGGAACAGGCTGGGAAGAGGAAAAGGGTATTATGATACCTACCTCCAACGATGCCTGCTACATCCGAAAGGAAAACCATACACAATTGCCTTAGCTTACAAAGAACAAATTTGCCATACGGTCCCTGTGTCTGAAACGGATATGAAAGTGGACGAAATCCTCGTTGAAGACTCCAAACAAGAACTCTGA
- the MTHFS gene encoding 5-formyltetrahydrofolate cyclo-ligase isoform X1 yields the protein MERSEEGGAAANPADMAALHAAKRALRAELKRRLKGLSEAEKVRQSHLLAGKVMAHPRYLASQCIAVFLSMPDEVRTNEIIKDIFQKGKECFIPWYKPQSSHMDMVKLASYEEIASLPLTSWNIHQPADDDIREDALAMADGLDLILMPGLGFDKMGNRLGRGKGYYDTYLQRCLLHPKGKPYTIALAYKEQICHTVPVSETDMKVDEILVEDSKQEL from the exons ATGGAGCGCTCGGAGGAGGGAGGAGCCGCCGCCAACCCGGCCGACATGGCAGCCCTGCACGCAGCCAAGCGCGCCCTGCGAGCGGAGCTGAAGCGCCGCCTGAAAGGGCTGAGCGAAGCCGAGAAGGTCCGCCAGTCGCACCTGCTGGCCGGCAAG GTGATGGCCCATCCTCGCTACCTCGCTTCCCAGTGCATTGCAGTCTTCTTAAGCATGCCAGATGAGGTCCGGACCAACGAAATCATTAAAGACATTTTTCAAAAAGGCAAAGAATGCTTCATTCCATGGTACAAGCCCCAAAGCAGCCACATGGACATGGTCAAGCTAGCTTCCTATGAAGAAATTGCCTCCCTTCCTCTGACATCCTGGAATATCCATCAACCAGCTGATGATGACATCCGGGAAGATGCATTGGCAATGGCAG ATGGTCTGGATCTCATCCTGATGCCTGGACTTGGTTTTGACAAAATGGGGAACAGGCTGGGAAGAGGAAAAGGGTATTATGATACCTACCTCCAACGATGCCTGCTACATCCGAAAGGAAAACCATACACAATTGCCTTAGCTTACAAAGAACAAATTTGCCATACGGTCCCTGTGTCTGAAACGGATATGAAAGTGGACGAAATCCTCGTTGAAGACTCCAAACAAGAACTCTGA
- the MTHFS gene encoding 5-formyltetrahydrofolate cyclo-ligase isoform X3 translates to MAHPRYLASQCIAVFLSMPDEVRTNEIIKDIFQKGKECFIPWYKPQSSHMDMVKLASYEEIASLPLTSWNIHQPADDDIREDALAMADGLDLILMPGLGFDKMGNRLGRGKGYYDTYLQRCLLHPKGKPYTIALAYKEQICHTVPVSETDMKVDEILVEDSKQEL, encoded by the exons ATGGCCCATCCTCGCTACCTCGCTTCCCAGTGCATTGCAGTCTTCTTAAGCATGCCAGATGAGGTCCGGACCAACGAAATCATTAAAGACATTTTTCAAAAAGGCAAAGAATGCTTCATTCCATGGTACAAGCCCCAAAGCAGCCACATGGACATGGTCAAGCTAGCTTCCTATGAAGAAATTGCCTCCCTTCCTCTGACATCCTGGAATATCCATCAACCAGCTGATGATGACATCCGGGAAGATGCATTGGCAATGGCAG ATGGTCTGGATCTCATCCTGATGCCTGGACTTGGTTTTGACAAAATGGGGAACAGGCTGGGAAGAGGAAAAGGGTATTATGATACCTACCTCCAACGATGCCTGCTACATCCGAAAGGAAAACCATACACAATTGCCTTAGCTTACAAAGAACAAATTTGCCATACGGTCCCTGTGTCTGAAACGGATATGAAAGTGGACGAAATCCTCGTTGAAGACTCCAAACAAGAACTCTGA